In Megalops cyprinoides isolate fMegCyp1 chromosome 8, fMegCyp1.pri, whole genome shotgun sequence, the genomic stretch GATAAAGCTGAACTTTGAAGAGTAGCTGTGCACTGGCTGTTATCTGGAGTAATTTGTTAACCATTTCCACTCTTTTATGATGGGATATCTTTAGGTTTTTTAATGGTCATTAAATATCATTGTCAATTGTTAATGTCATTAAAGGGTTTAAGTtgatatttaaaatggattCAGTATGGATCTGATtctgcagcagacattttgtaagatgattttttttttcatttttgttttttatatttccttTGGAGCCATGTCAGTGGTAACAGTAATAGCTGTAGATATTACAGCTGATGACATTTGATTGTCTGTAATCTTATGCTTATGAAAGATGAACTCATTGAATCTTGTATTAAAATTATAACTGAAAGACTGTGTGGCTCCTCTTTGTGAATTACCttaatatacatttatgcatgtttaAGGTTACTTATAGATGACCAATTTAGAATTTCACCCTTGTATATTTCATATCTCATGATCtcaacatttatatttgtgcaAGGTTATGGAGACTGTCAGATAACTCATAACTAACATCTGacactgtttttcctgtttatcATGATGACATGATTTGAACAATACTGTCATgcacaaattcattttatatgtcCAGAACTAAAGTGAAAGGTATCAACTGAATCTGGGTAATATTTAAAAgataacaaatgcaaatgatgaTATAAATACAAACTATGTAATATGAACAATACTGATCCTcatagctggaaaaaaaaataattgtagcCAATATTCAGTGTGGATAAATGAATAATCCTCACAGGTTTGCATTGAACATATGTTTAGCCTTTTAATACAGTATTAAAGTATGAATATAAGTTCATCACAACATGACATCACTCTTCCCATTCATCTTGTGAATCACTGTCCTGATTTATTCAAATCTGTCATGTAACTGCAGATACCATTATGGAATTTTgctataaaatgaaatatgtgtgttCTGCAGAATCATGAATGACAAAGGCAAAGACCACAAGTTTTTGTATTAGCTTAAGTGCTTCTGTATGTAATTACTTTTAAAACCATTTGCTCTGACTcgattgaaataaaaaatatatattttcagtgttatttatCTGGTATAGGTACACATGAGATATAAAGCTGAGGAATTATCCAAGAACATGTAACATGTAGTTAAAGATGTATGTTTAACGACACTTAGGTATTAGGTATAATCTGCCACCTTTTTCAGATTTCGTATGCTTCCTGTGCATTTCCATGATTTACCTGCTTCATTTGATGATAGATAATGAGAAAAACTTCTAACTAAAGTTTGTAGGAGGTGCATCCTGGGATATATTCCAACATCGCGATCTGATTCAAATAGCAGCATGTAGGATTAACACCATGATTGACGGATGGACATGAACAGTAAGAGTCATCATACAATAATCTGAGATCCAGAGTCACTGTGAGGATCCCCGAAGCACCGCTGACACAGTAACCGTTTCCTGAGCTATGCTCCGAAACAGTGTCATTATTTCTCTCCGGCACAGCGCTTGAATGTGTGTGGACTTCAGCGAGCTCTGTAGGGTAACTGCATCACTCCCAATCTTTGCCGGAGGATGAACAGGAATTACCCGACTTCCAGCTTCGCAGAGCCGCAGGCTTCACCAGTACATACCGCAGCTTGGGCCTACGAACGCAGCAGCGCAAGTATTAAGACAAGGTAAGAGATGACGGGGAGGTCGGGTCATCTTTCAAAGAAAATTCCGGTGATGGAAGGCCTAATgtgacaaacagaaaatgtgtcaagttttttttttcccttttaagtTAAAGCGCCAGTGCAGACAATGTGTTCTAGACTTTGTTTTACTTGCAGTGATTGTGAAGTAAGTAACTGGTTAATTTAGCTGTAAAACGAAATAGTAGAGTTCAGGTAGGCTAGCTGTTGAAATTGGTCGCTAGTTGGTATCACACATTACAATGTTGCAACTTAATTTCCATTAAGTAAAATTGAATATATGCGTGTGATTAGGCAGctgaatcaaataaaatgcGCCAGCTTTGATAGCACTACATTGATGCATTTTTAAGATCCTTGTTTCGAGGCGGTCGTCTGGAAATTGCAATTCTTCATAATTAGCAAGCTAGTGATCTAGCTGACGCCGTCTAGCCAACGTTAGTCTATTGATAGGTGTTTTgattaaaatatacagaagtTGTCAGCGTCTGCAGCTTGCAGTTCCTTGGTTCCCGGAAGAAAAGCActgaatgtgatttaaaaagtattcgCGTATAAATTTTACGTTTTGTTAATCATATTCAATTTATAGTGGTTTGAAGTATAATGTTAATCGTTTTCATTGAATCACCATTTTCGGAGAAATATTAATTCCAAGATATACCAACATGAATGTTTGATTGGTAGATAAACAGATTACAACACTCGAAGGTGTTCCCTTCTGCAACTATGACAGTTATAGAAAGCTAGACTCTaggaaatgtaaaacaatgttttttgtatGCCTTGCGTGTCTTGTGAGATAATAAGGCAACTCTTGAGTGTGTACAGCTAGTACTAGAAGAccgtttttatttttcaaccgTAGTCAGGTAATTTCTCTGTATTACCGTTGCAGGTTCCCGGTTTCGGAATTTCATCATAAAAATGCTCCATGGTTAGTTAAAAGCCTTATGATCCCCagtaaacagcacacacaccgaACATCGTGCAACGCCACGCAGAACTggttatatacattttaacaagTGTCATCATGTCTGTTTTCTAAGATTAGATTAGTTGCATTGGCTTTCACGGGTTTTGCATGATTCAAATAGAAATGAAAACGTTATTAAGATGAAAATAATACCGTTACGAAAGACCGAATCCATAAagtatacatttaaaatcttGTATGTAAAGGGGCTTAACTGGTTCATCAATCAGTGTTCGCTTTTAACTTGCCAGAGAAACATGATACATTTACACCAAGGTCTTTTAAGTGCATTAAGTGCAAGTCTATATTATAGGCATGTTAAGTGCATGCAGATGAAATTTGCATCTTACTTTTGTTTGACTTTCTTTAATTTCTGCAACAAACATTTTATGGGTGAAGCCAAACTGAAACACCACCTTTTTAGGGCTAGTGGACACTATCAGAAATGATTAATGCTGCAGGAGTCTTAATAATGTCTGTGTGATTAGAACCCCCAAATATAgtgtttaataaaaacacatcaatcAAAGTAGAcgtttttatgatttttttgtataaacCATGATGAGCCATGAACTTGTGCAAGGAAGTTACACTTCAGTAATGGGTTGGTTTACTGACATTGTATCTCCCAGCAGCTGATGATAAGTACATACtcacaaagagaaaatgaagagatGAGCCTTGTTTACACATGCAGTGAGGCATCTTTTCCCTctatttttgtgttctgttaaaGCGAGTGAAAAATGTAGCAATGTGTCAGTCATAGAGCAGCCATTGTCCTTGCCCTGGAATTGCCACTGTCAACAGACTTCACACATGGGTGGGGATGCTTGTCACttatgctgatattttattGGGTTTTTAGGCACACCCAGTCTATGTCAGAGAACATTTTCAGTccctcagtgaaaatgtgtgtagaGTCAGAGTACACCCAGGAACTGGTACTAAGCTCTGAATTGGGTTCATTAATTCAAAGGTGAAATTTTTAATTGTGGCAGTGTCACATGGCACAGCTATTGTAGTCCTTTGCTCTTTCTGTCAGATCACTTCAAGCAGGTGTGCAAAGAGGACTGCTTTTTTAATGATTGATTTTATGGGGTTTCTAACTACTATGAAAGCAGTGAAGCAtgtatgaaatggaaaataaggTATAGGTTTCATGATTGTCTTTTGTTCTTCACGGATGTGTTATCCAGTGCCAATTTGATTGTAGAGTTGTTGGTCCGCTTTCTTACGAGAACAGTTCTTTTTGATTGTTACCTTGAAGTGCACCAGTTCATTCCTTTTTGTTCTCAGACTCCATTTGAATATTTGTATGCCCTTTTTGTAGGAGAAAGCCTTGAACTAAGGTGAGAATGGCATGTAAAGTGCTTCTCATTACAAAAAAACTCATTGGGATCATCTTGAGTCCGGTGTTTAGTTTCTTGTGAggtctttttgtttgtgtctgtgttttggcaAACAAATGAATCATGTTTTACAATGGcctgatgaaaatgtttgaatataTTTGTCATGGAGACATCACCCTCTGTGACCTATCCTCCCATGGTCTAGGTATTAAATGTAAGGCCCAAATTATTCTTGTCTTAACTGCATCATTCAGATGTACTTACGTAGTCTGTTAtctgctaaagaaaaaaaagatgcaccATGTCATTTAAGTGGTGTTTTGAGCGCTGTCAGCGACTATGCTGTGGTTATGCTCCAGTTTCTGAAGAGTGAATTGATGCACAGTCCAAGAGATTGATGTCGGTATTTAGCACAATGTACAAAATCAGACAAGTCAAAGAAATGCCTTAATAGAATATCCCTGTCTGTTTTGGTCTGAAATTCCCATCATTGATTTTTAACTGCATTATCACATTACATGTTGGCAACAGAAACCTCCAATGCAAAGTGTGAGGTGGTTTCACTGACTGTTGTCAGTGAATCTGAGTATATTTCTAATGTTGTGGCCAGCAAAAATCATTTTGGCAGGCCCAacttttctctgtttccatgAATTATAAAATCCTTTATTACTCTCTTAAACATTTTGCTGAAACACAGTGCGTCCAGGCATACAATCATTGGGACCTCACTTTGCCTGTTGGGTCAGTGGAAGGAGGCCAGATGCtgttagaaaatgaaaaactttttcaattcaattcaattcaattcatttttatttgtatagcgctttttacaacacaagttgtcacaaagcagctttacattgttcccaggcctgagaccccctgagagcaagcctaaggcaacagtggcaaggaaaaactcactatcaggaagaaaccttgagcagaaccgggctcagaggggggcccatctgcttctggctgacactgggcagatagagttaaagacaagttatacaaagaactttaagacatttacgattgatagacaatagtagttaacagcagagtgattataagaatgtctcctaggatgtccggttcttggaatgcagttggctttgatgggcagggaagcgaggtagcaggattggaaaacgggatgagacgctttggctacagctccggacaggagcccggagcagggatagaaagcaaacagaaaaaagtggtttgtggatgataagaatggcagggatgtagaacagagaggaggggcaATAGGAGAGGAAGGGCAAGGAACAAGGAAGTTTTTGAGGACAAGGAAGTACACTGATATACATAGATCTCTGTGGTGTTCAATTATACATGATTGTAACATCTTTGAAACAGTCAATCAAAGAAGGAGctactgtgaaatgtgttttttgaaaaggTCAGTAAATATTCTGCCATTCAAATTACAGCTAAATATCATGCCTTTGTACAAGCAGGTCATGCTCTGAATGAAGGAACTATAAATTTATTGATAgttttttgttatatattttgttattgttgttagtCATGTAGATAACAGAACATGCCGCTAAAATGTATGCCCATTATAATAGCACCCATGTTTTCACAACTGGTTTTGAATATGATgagttcattttcatatttgatatGATGGCAATCAAAGGCAATTTCATGACCAGGCCATCTGATCTGCATGACATGTTTTCCAAAGGCATGCCATTACCACCTTGCTCTACTCTTCTTTTGTCACATTGTCCTGTACTTCGAAGAATGTGTTTACCCTGTTGCTACATAGAGGTTTTCACCCAAATGGCAAATTCTGGTACCTTGAATGTTTAACTTTTGGTGTGGTTACGTCCTCAGAAACCTGTTTGGTTCTGTCTGGAACTGACCTGTTGTGGTCTGTGGTTGCTGTCAGGAAGGGATTGAGCCTTCAAAACTGAttgtataaatattacatttctgcATTATCTGTGTCAAGCTTGTGATTGTTCAGTTCATTCACTTTCATTGAACTTCAgccatttacatttcagcaaatatcATGATTTATCTTGTCATAGATGGTCttaattccattttttcttctctgtgggACATTGGGGCTCCTGTAATCATTAAGTCTGTCCATAGGATGATTGTCAACAGGTAGAGTATGTTAGGGCTTATTATCTGTTTTGAGAACGATTTTGAAATAACCATTATGGAAACATAATGTCATCAGTATGCTATTTATCTCTGTGTAACCCCAGTATGATGTTTGtcacaaaaatatgattttcaaGTGGGAATAGATCTGAACAATTTACTGGAGCGAAGTAGATACTGTACTGTGCTCATGGGTACAACAGTGCATTTGAACTCCTTGACCTCAGGTTCAGAGTACAGCAGTTCAACTTTTTTTGCACCTGTTACTTGCAAACTCCTGGCTTTTTATCATATAGTGCCCGCTGATTGAGGATTCTAACAGAGGAATCCAGTTAGACTCCTCACTCTTTTGTGAGGTGTGTCATATGGAGCATGTGGTATTATGTGTGCTGCTGATAGATATCAGTAAATACAAACTATATGTCATTATAATATCAACTTTGACTGAGTCTGAGATTAAATGCATTCTGGTTATGATAAATACTGGTATTTTGTATAATGCACTGGTTCacattgaaaacaatgaaaattctgcaaaaacattGCTCCTTATTTCACCTGTGCAGATGTTTGTGTCTGGATATAATTGgttactgttttcttttccataagaatatgtgtttttcttctgtacctattacaatttacagttcaGTGCTCTTTTGGCTTGTTTATGGCCTGAAAAGAGATGACCtttcattaataattcattgttaACCAAGCCTTTGCGGTGGACTTgctatgtgtctgtgtcacaaAGCACCATTTTTGGCATTCTGCAATCTGCATAACTAGAAGTTTACAGGAACACCAACCAAACTTTGTGTATGTGAAATGCTTCACCTCTCTTGGCTTAATTTTCAGATCTTTTGAATATATATTCACTGTTGCAGTGTAATTAGAGATGAATTGACCATTGATTTCAATTGTTTTACAATTATCACCCTATTAATCTGATATAAACTCAAATTATTATTGTACTGccacatttatattcatattggTTTCTGCTGTACATCAGATACTTTTGTATTCTGTATTAAACCTATGTTGTATtacaaagattttttaaaaatcctttacTACATTTTGTATAATGTTCAGAGTACAGAATATctgttatgtctgtgtttgacaGTGTATGTTTGGCTCATGCATTCACTGAGTAGGCATAGATTGCATCATGAGTACATCAAGCATTTGAGTTTTCTGTCCAATTTATTTGTTATCACCTTCCAATGCAGTTCAAGCTATGGAGCCACGCAACCAGAATCTGAGCACCTCCCTCAGCAGACTTATGCCTCCCCTCATCAGCTCCCCACATACATCACTACGCACCATCCTGGTGAGATGGCAAGTTAGATATGTTTCCATGTGAAACATGATCTGAACAGCATTAGTTCAcatctgtgtccttgtgtttgtGCTCACTGGTGTGCCTTGTGACACAGGGTTGTCCGGAATCTTTGAGACTGGTTTGAACACTGCTGGCAGTAACACCACTGAGGCATCAGTCATGAACTTCCTTTCTGCTCTCGAGTCTCGTACTCAACAGGCTGGACCTAGTACAGCGTCTGTCCTCCCCCAATTCAAGGCTCCCTCATGGCAGACAGGTAGGGAGGAAACGTATATTTGTGCatgctgttgtgtccttgacATGTCTGCTTTTTTTGAGAGCAACAAACCACATAGATCAACAAAATCCATTTTAGATGTGCATGCTACAAAATTGTCATCAGCAATGCCATCAGAGATGGGCTGCAATGACACAATTCAAGAGTAGGAGGCAAGAACTGTAGAAATGCAAAAGAGCCATGCACAGATCTTTGTGACtttgtgttttataaaattAAGACATCTTCATATGAGTACTTGATAATTAGTGGAAGAAGGAGCTGTTATTTGCAGCTTCTATGTATATGgagtaattttcttttttgactgttttgagacatttctctgtcagtgtctgggcattgtttctgtttttgttactaTTTGTTACAGTATCCCTGCCTTCTTCGGGAACATTCTCAACCTATCAGCACCCCAGCACCTTCCCAACAAGAACTTTAGCCTCAACTCCCTCACCGGCACTTCAGGACACTACCTTTAGCCCTTCCTCAAATGGTTTACTGCCTCCTGACCCCCTCCTGCAGATCAAATCCACCCaggccacagtgcctgcagcaATAGCCTTTGACCGCCTCAGTAGCACTGTACTAAGCACCAGTGTCCCACCCCAGTCCTCAACATATCGCTCAGCCCAGGAATCTGCACCTCATCTCTTGCATCCTCAGTTCAGCCTGCTACCTTCAGCTCTGGGCAGCTCACAGCAGGCCCTTCAACCTTACAGCACATCAGTTTTCACAGGCTCCATTGAGAGAGCACTTCAACGGGAATGTAGTGTGATCAAGCACCATCAGCGGCCTTCCAGTACTCAGTCTGTCCAGACACAGCTGCCTGGCAGCACACAGCATTCCTTGCAGGGTTACCTGCCCAGTGGAAGTGAGGTCCCCTTCCAGGACACCTCACAGCAGTCAGCTATGCCCTGCAGCACCATAGGAGACTCTACTCAGGTGAGCAATGGTGGACCACTGCAGAGGACATCTCAAGCCACACTGGAACTAACTCAGGTCTACCTATCCTCCATTCCCTCCCCTGGGTTTTCATCTCAATTGGACAAGAAAGCCAAAGACTGCTCCGCTAAGCGCTCTGATCACGACCCTGAAGCTAGGGAATTGCACAGCAGCTCCCCTGACCTGAGGCCACAGAGTTACCCTTCCCCTGCTCAGAAGCAGAGCTCAGTGATCGCTAGACAGCAGCAAGCATACACATCTGTGCAGCTGCCCAGCTTGATGTCAGTCAGTCCCTCACAGGACTATGTCACATCTCAAACCCGGCCCAACAGCATCACTCATTCACAAGTGTATTCTTCTAGTCAAACTGAGAAGTTGCCAATATTTTACAAGACTCTGACTTCTATTCCCAGTGAGTCAGGAAATACATCTTCTGTGAATCAGTCACTCATCTACTCTTCtagtcagcagcagcaggggttCCCTTTAGTTAGTGACAGTGAAGAATATAGGGTACAGGGGCAAGAGCTATGCCCAGGGCACCCCTCCCAGGGCTATTCTTCCAGCCACTCTCAGGGTATATCAAGTGTTACCTATTCTGCACAGTCTCAGGGGCTGGCTAATATCAGCCCTTCTCAGATCTACACTTCAGGACAATCTGTCAAGCTGACCTCACAGTCCTtatccttccctccttctcatACACAGAATTTGCCAAGGTCAAGCCCCACCCAGGACTATATCCTAATGCATCCATCTGGAGACAGGACTGAAAATACATCATCACCACAGCCTCAGAAGTATTTGCCTTCTGTTCAGTTACCACCTTTCTCTTCTGCCCCTCATTCCCAAGCCTTACAGAACAACAGATCCTCAAAAGAGTTAAAGCCATCCTATGGTAAAAAGAAATCAGATGCATTTGTAATCTCCAAACAGGATGACGGTGGGTTCCCTATCCAGGACTTCCAAGGTTTGCAGAAGCAAGCTGCCTCGCTGGACACTTCAGCTCAGACCCTTGAGAACAGTGAATTGGGGATAGAAAACAATGATATGAATATTGTCTCCAAGATGGAGGATCGGTTCAATTCGCAAAGCGTCATCAGGAGCAACTCACGACCTGAGGACCAGATCACAGGTGTTGTGTTTCTGGGGTCCAAAAAGGATGAAAGGGTGGATTCTTTGACCCATCACGAACAGGATATGGTCAGTGCCAACAGTATTGTTACTACAGAAATTAAGAATAACTCCTCCCTGGTGCAGGCCTCCCTTGTGACCATGAATCTggaggaactgaaccagcattCACTCATGCAGAAGGTGCCCGAGTCCCAGCCTCAGAGCCATCAGTTACAGGGCAGCAGTGCCCAGCAGCAGAGTCACAATGGGGCAGCACAGCAGGCACAGTACCTCCGATTGCCTGGCGGCCAGGTCCTAATTGAGCCCTCCAGAGAGATACCAATGATCCTACTGCAGCAGTCCTTACTTCATCCAGGACTTGACCCATCAAGGATGCTCAGCTCACCCCAAATGCAGCAGGTTCCAGTGCAGTACGTACCAATGGATGATCAAATGATTGGCACCAATGTCGGGCAGAGCCAACAGCAGGTTGCTCTATCTCAGAACTTGGAAGTTTTCAAAATGGACACAACTGAGTCCTCTAAATCACTCCAGCAGCATGTTTCACCAAAAGATAACTTCAGCCAAGCAAACCAGCATGATGAGAAGCACAATTTCACCCTGAGCTCCATTTGCTTCCCTGACTCCATTCTACTAGCAGATGAGAGGAACATCTTGTCCAATGTGGATGACATCTTAGCTGCCACTGTTGCTGCCTGTGGAGTCACTCCTCAGGATTTTGTCAAAACCACCTCCTCAGAAGGGGATATGCCTTTACTTGCTAGCCCCGCAGACTCAAAGGGCCACTTGCAGTTGGACACCAGACAAAGCTCGTGCAACTTCTCTTCCCAGCACTCAACAGTTGCCAGCACTCAGACTCTGAGTATGACACTAAATGGTGGCCAGTTGGATATGGATATCCACCACTTGACTAAGGGAGCAGTCCTGgaacaccaaacacacaagtTATCAAACTCGCATACACAGTCTGTCAAGTCAAGGCCTGATATGAGCGAGAAGACAGCAAGCACTCACAGCCAAAGGCCAGAAGGAAAGAACAAGGAGGGAACTAATCAAAGGAACCTCAGCCAGAGCAACAGAGCTGACTTCAGCTCCGAAAAGATGAATGGAAGTGACAAGAACACCCACTCTGACAGTGACATTAACTTAGCTGGAGAAGACTGTGACTCTGTGGGGCTCATCAACAAAACCAATGTGTTTAACTGCAAAGACCCAGTCAAATGCAGTggtatgaaaaatgttaaaatggagaATACCATCATGGAATTTCCTACCAATACTTTCCCGAAGAAGAAGGCAAAGTCCAAGGTTTCCACAAGACCGTcgggggaggaggagaatggTCACCCAAAGCCTGTGAAGCGTAACCAGGGAAAGCGCCAGAACTCCAGAGGAAGTGACACAAACTCGCCATCCACATCTGATAGCTGTTATGATGGCTACCAGCAGCAGGAGAGGATGCGTCAGAAGATtctggaggtggaggagaagcaGCCGGAGGTCAAAACAGGATTTATTGGGTCTTTTTTGGACTTCTTGAAATCAGGGCCTAAGCAACAgttttcctctcctcccatGAGGATGCCTAATCGCTCCAGGAAGTCTTCTGCATCCTCCAAACATACTCCATGGCCCCTCCCTTTGTCCTCTAAGCCCCAGCTTCCAGTGGTACCGTTAATGTTGCAAGAAGCAGATGTCATCAGTCAGTCCAAAAGGCTTGatgaggagatgaagaagaacCTGGAGACCTTGCCATCTTTCTCCTCTGATGAGGATGAGTCTGTGGGAAAGAATCAGGATCTTCAGAAGAGTATTACCTCTGCACTCTCTGCTCTGGAAGACccatcagagagaaaaaataagttGGGTAAGAAGGGCACATTTTATACAAAGGGGAGTGCATTCCTCcttagaaatgtgtttttgttctgtgcGGTATGAGACTATTATGACTTAGTCAGGCgataatttgtattttgtgttataGTTGGGGACCCAGTGACCCAGTCATCCACTGACATTTTCCTTAGTTGGCTTCAAATTTATGAACCGTGATGAAATCCTATCGCTATCACAACTTTCCAGTTTATGGCTTAGTAATAATTGCCAGCATTGTCCCACAGTACTAAAACAATGAATACATCCAAATTTGTTTACCTCCCTTCCCTGATTTAAACCCAGATATCACAGAGAAGAATCTTCCAGGCGCTATTATAAAGCAAGAAcaatctcccagcatgcctcccTCAATGCTAAAGGCACATGAGCCTCCTCCAACTTCGTCTGCGCAGTTGTGTGCAcagaagctgcagcaggaggtCCCCTCAGACCAGCTGGCTGAGCAGCTCATGTCTGTTGCCATCGAGGGATTGACAGATGAGGACCTGTCCGACAGTGGTGGGGAGGGAATGTACCGCGAGCGGGACGAGTTTGTAGTGAAAAATGAGGACATTGAATGCCTGAAGGTGAGGCACTGCAAAACAAGTGTGCTACTGTTGCACCTGTTCTGGAGCCATCCCCTGTTCTAATTAGAACCATGCTGGTTTCAGATTTGATTGACCTCAGCTATTAATTTTTTGGATTGGCTTACACAAAAAAGCATGTCCAGATGGCAATATTTTATCATGGCAGCTTTTTGCTCGTCCAATCCTCTTATCCTGCAGAAAAGGGTGTTACTAACAGATCATCGCATTCACACACCACTGCATCTAACAAGGCCAGACTATGTAGTACTTGTCAGACTTCTGTGTTTCAGAATCATATTTATCCTTTTGACTCTATGAGCTTTTGAGTCATAATTTGGCCTGTTTTGTATGGGCAGATGACACTAAAAGCAGGGTGGGAGCCCCCTGCCATCTGGAAGGTTCAGAAAGCCTTACTGCAGAAATTTGTGCCTGAACTGAGGAA encodes the following:
- the LOC118782048 gene encoding glutamine and serine-rich protein 1-like isoform X4, producing the protein MNRNYPTSSFAEPQASPVHTAAWAYERSSASIKTSSSYGATQPESEHLPQQTYASPHQLPTYITTHHPGLSGIFETGLNTAGSNTTEASVMNFLSALESRTQQAGPSTASVLPQFKAPSWQTVSLPSSGTFSTYQHPSTFPTRTLASTPSPALQDTTFSPSSNGLLPPDPLLQIKSTQATVPAAIAFDRLSSTVLSTSVPPQSSTYRSAQESAPHLLHPQFSLLPSALGSSQQALQPYSTSVFTGSIERALQRECSVIKHHQRPSSTQSVQTQLPGSTQHSLQGYLPSGSEVPFQDTSQQSAMPCSTIGDSTQVSNGGPLQRTSQATLELTQVYLSSIPSPGFSSQLDKKAKDCSAKRSDHDPEARELHSSSPDLRPQSYPSPAQKQSSVIARQQQAYTSVQLPSLMSVSPSQDYVTSQTRPNSITHSQVYSSSQTEKLPIFYKTLTSIPSESGNTSSVNQSLIYSSSQQQQGFPLVSDSEEYRVQGQELCPGHPSQGYSSSHSQGISSVTYSAQSQGLANISPSQIYTSGQSVKLTSQSLSFPPSHTQNLPRSSPTQDYILMHPSGDRTENTSSPQPQKYLPSVQLPPFSSAPHSQALQNNRSSKELKPSYGKKKSDAFVISKQDDGGFPIQDFQGLQKQAASLDTSAQTLENSELGIENNDMNIVSKMEDRFNSQSVIRSNSRPEDQITGVVFLGSKKDERVDSLTHHEQDMVSANSIVTTEIKNNSSLVQASLVTMNLEELNQHSLMQKVPESQPQSHQLQGSSAQQQSHNGAAQQAQYLRLPGGQVLIEPSREIPMILLQQSLLHPGLDPSRMLSSPQMQQVPVQYVPMDDQMIGTNVGQSQQQVALSQNLEVFKMDTTESSKSLQQHVSPKDNFSQANQHDEKHNFTLSSICFPDSILLADERNILSNVDDILAATVAACGVTPQDFVKTTSSEGDMPLLASPADSKGHLQLDTRQSSCNFSSQHSTVASTQTLSMTLNGGQLDMDIHHLTKGAVLEHQTHKLSNSHTQSVKSRPDMSEKTASTHSQRPEGKNKEGTNQRNLSQSNRADFSSEKMNGSDKNTHSDSDINLAGEDCDSVGLINKTNVFNCKDPVKCSGMKNVKMENTIMEFPTNTFPKKKAKSKVSTRPSGEEENGHPKPVKRNQGKRQNSRGSDTNSPSTSDSCYDGYQQQERMRQKILEVEEKQPEVKTGFIGSFLDFLKSGPKQQFSSPPMRMPNRSRKSSASSKHTPWPLPLSSKPQLPVVPLMLQEADVISQSKRLDEEMKKNLETLPSFSSDEDESVGKNQDLQKSITSALSALEDPSERKNKLDITEKNLPGAIIKQEQSPSMPPSMLKAHEPPPTSSAQLCAQKLQQEVPSDQLAEQLMSVAIEGLTDEDLSDSGGEGMYRERDEFVVKNEDIECLKMTLKAGWEPPAIWKVQKALLQKFVPELRNGTRVFSATNSYLGYFGDAKTMYRRVYVKFIDTVNKREYVRVCSRKPRCKPMHSIRGSQAKSLLSQKAASAVTTEPSVPKHMFNKPSSKPKARQPKVKLEPPPKKRKKWKEEFSPSESSPEAVSEDDGT